A portion of the Magnolia sinica isolate HGM2019 chromosome 17, MsV1, whole genome shotgun sequence genome contains these proteins:
- the LOC131231864 gene encoding membrane protein of ER body-like protein isoform X15, giving the protein MEGEQEWEGEESAPTLTLRTRKGKMVNLDAARVEWTAQTDRSVYLDRGEGIWKCRHCTWTYRMGSPGIDHAHNHEESFRGLANAKTLSQQGSCFGSQSQQGTASTDENGGTKFSTVGFSAGEKNQGNGEADLETKINGLSNEDNNGSPVDMRAENQLGFNVRYLETANFTSAIESTDKNVAMKFQTNGMYTREENPETDESDFAKKKFENLDGLPNVGNHKSPMNMKAESQLNSKFIYSKVYGENGTTGFEPFENVIRASSHGRLVHGSKPVVETDVERVLEEQDTHDLYCPNCNSCITKRVILRKRKRRGQDVQFESKREKIEPVLQPDLNASTDTGPDVFRCLACFSFFIPTASGFKLFRIFGRSDEGENLNNPQQIPSKNLNWISSIHEFLKTKKARNEPGSYAVQHVQEDNVQPLGPSKHSNGTLSVQENEILPLIQGGLMPDKSNATIEQSVEGEIRKALGDKDVILALSSQESLPLGETQIGDGVKLDGPIKMNGAALCIDAANSIIQRVEDDHPNLMGPSRHSEESLSHEMNDNDSSIQRAGLAEKSIPVSPKPGALLHGEIESDNEENLKGVPKTNIAAGTATPAGPLSSQSNQTVPSSAAPGVLQDRETKIEIVQQKFDGARTHEWDILKSIVYGGLIESITSLGVVSSAAGSEAATLNIVALGLANLIGGLFVISHNLKELRNEQRSANDQNEQNLDQYQEILGRRENFWRHVVVAVFSYIIFGLIPPVIYGFSFRKTDNKEYKLIAVAAASLLCIALLAIGKAHVRKAPKTYIKTLLYYVGTGMLASGLSYVAGQLIKKLLEKLGWFDSGAANPMSVFVETRSMRSGWASY; this is encoded by the exons GAATATGGAAGTGTCGCCACTGCACATGGACCTACCGAATGGGAAGTCCTGGCATAGATCATGCTCACAATCATGAAGAGTCTTTCAGAGGGTTGGCGAATGCCAAAACATTATCTCAGCAGGGATCATGTTTTGGTTCACAAAGTCAACAAG GTACTGCATCTACTGATGAAAATGGGGGGACAAAATTCAGCACTGTTGGCTTTTCTGCTGGTGAGAAAAACCAAGGGAATGGTGAAGCAGATCTTGAAACAAAGATAAATGGTCTTTCCAATGAAGACAACAATGGAAGTCCAGTGGATATGAGGGCTGAAAACCAGTTAGGTTTTAATGTTAGATACTTGGAAACGGCAAATTTCACTAGCGCCATTGAATCCACTGATAAGAATGTGGCAATGAAATTCCAGACCAACGGCATGTACACTCGTGAGGAAAACCCAGAAACTGATGAATCTGATTTTGCaaaaaagaaatttgaaaatcTAGATGGTCTTCCAAATGTAGGCAACCACAAAAGTCCAATGAATATGAAGGCTGAAAGCCAGCTGAATTCAAAATTTATATACTCTAAAGTGTATGGTGAAAATGGAACCACCGGATTTGAGCCTTTTGAGAATGTAATAAGAGCAAGTTCACATGGTAGGCTAGTGCATGGTAGTAAACCAGTAGTAGAAACGGATGTTGAGAGGGTGTTAGAAGAGCAGGATACACACGATTTATACTGTCCTAATTGTAACTCATGTATTACTAAGAGGGTTATTTTACGTAAAAGAAAACGGAGGGGTCAAGATGTCCAGTTTGAGTCAAAGCGTGAAAAAATTGAACCAGTACTTCAACCTGATCTGAATGCTAGTACTGACACAGGGCCTGACGTCTTCAGATGTTTAGCGTGTTTCAGCTTTTTCATTCCAACAG CTAGTGGTTTTAAGTTATTCAGGATTTTTGGAAGAAGTGACGAGGGTGAAAACTTGAACAATCCTCAGCAAATACCTTCTAAGAACTTGAATTGGATCTCCTCTATTCATGAATTTCTTAAGACCAAAAAGGCGAGAAACGAGCCAG GGAGTTATGCAGTGCAACATGTTCAAGAAGACAATGTTCAACCATTGGGCCCATCAAAACATTCAAATGGAACTCTATCTGTTCAGGAAAATGAGATTCTTCCATTAATACAGGGAGGTCTGATGCCTGATAAATCTAATGCTACTATTGAACAAAGTGTGGAAGGTGAAATCAGAAAAGCCTTGGGAGATAAAGATGTTATTCTTGCCCTGTCAAGTCAGGAATCTTTGCCACTTGGAGAAACCCAAATTGGTGATGGAGTGAAACTGGATGGTCCAATTAAAATGAATGGTGCAG CTTTATGCATTGATGCAGCGAATAGTATAATACAACGTGTTGAAGATGATCATCCTAACTTGATGGGGCCATCACGACATTCAGAGGAATCATTATCACATGAGATGAATGATAACGATTCATCAATTCAAAGGGCAGGGCTAGCTGAA AAAAGCATTCCAGTTTCGCCAAAGCCCGGTGCTTTGTTGCATGGAGAAATTGAATCCGACAATGAAGAAAACTTGAAGGGTGTGCCTAAAACAAACATTGCAG CAGGCACCGCTACACCAGCGGGACCGTTGTCATCTCAGAGCAATCAAACTGTTCCTTCTTCAGCAGCACCAGGAGTCTTGCAAGATAGGGAGACCAAAATAGAAATTGTTCAACAGAAGTTTGATGGAGCTAGAACTCATgaatgggatatcctaaaaagcATTGTGTATGGTGGTTTAATCGAGTCAATCACAAGCCTTGGTGTGGTTTCATCTGCAGCTGGCTCTGAGGCTGCCACAT TGAATATTGTTGCTTTGGGATTGGCAAATCTGATCGGTGGACTATTCGTGATTTCTCATAAT CTTAAGGAGCTGAGAAATGAACAACGTAGTGCCAATgatcaaaatgaacaaaatctCGATCAGTACCAAGAAATACTTGGGCGGAGAGAAAATTTCTGGCGGCATGTGGTTGTTGCAGTCTTTTCATACATCATATTTGGGCTAATTCCACCTGTGATTTATGGCTTCTCATTCCGAAAGACTGATAACAAGGAGTACAAGCTCATAGCGGTTGCTGCAGCTTCTCTTCTATGCATCGCTTTGCTTGCAATCGGGAAGGCCCATGTCCGAAAGGCGCCAAAGACCTACATCAAAACCTTGTTGTACTATGTTGGCACTGGGATGCTGGCGTCAGGCCTCTCATATGTAGCGGGCCAGCTGATCAAGAAGCTTTTGGAGAAGCTTGGGTGGTTCGACTCCGGTGCAGCTAACCCCATGTCTGTATTTGTGGAAACAAGGTCAATGAGGTCGGGATGGGCATCTTATTGA
- the LOC131231864 gene encoding membrane protein of ER body-like protein isoform X9, producing MEGEQEWEGEESAPTLTLRTRKGKMVNLDAARVEWTAQTDRSVYLDRGEGIWKCRHCTWTYRMGSPGIDHAHNHEESFRGLANAKTLSQQGSCFGSQSQQGTASTDENGGTKFSTVGFSAGEKNQGNGEADLETKINGLSNEDNNGSPVDMRAENQLGFNVRYLETANFTSAIESTDKNVAMKFQTNGMYTREENPETDESDFAKKKFENLDGLPNVGNHKSPMNMKAESQLNSKFIYSKVYGENGTTGFEPFENVIRASSHGRLVHGSKPVVETDVERVLEEQDTHDLYCPNCNSCITKRVILRKRKRRGQDVQFESKREKIEPVLQPDLNASTDTGPDVFRCLACFSFFIPTASGFKLFRIFGRSDEGENLNNPQQIPSKNLNWISSIHEFLKTKKARNEPALCIDAANSIIQRVEDDHPNLMGPSRHSEESLSHEMNDNDSSIQRAGLAEVISFNKEQVDNPELKPLEDEKSIPVSPKPGALLHGEIESDNEENLKGVPKTNIAGDINMQLVKEDIGQEPVNQPHYLDKITLNNCNTFTSPAPETSMVAKDQNGIGMHRKDELSKPQREGNNAFIPSIPGVSSPKGVQIDISKLEAAAKKTDLGMKWAFLKSVVHDFAIPGTATPAGPLSSQSNQTVPSSAAPGVLQDRETKIEIVQQKFDGARTHEWDILKSIVYGGLIESITSLGVVSSAAGSEAATLNIVALGLANLIGGLFVISHNLKELRNEQRSANDQNEQNLDQYQEILGRRENFWRHVVVAVFSYIIFGLIPPVIYGFSFRKTDNKEYKLIAVAAASLLCIALLAIGKAHVRKAPKTYIKTLLYYVGTGMLASGLSYVAGQLIKKLLEKLGWFDSGAANPMSVFVETRSMRSGWASY from the exons GAATATGGAAGTGTCGCCACTGCACATGGACCTACCGAATGGGAAGTCCTGGCATAGATCATGCTCACAATCATGAAGAGTCTTTCAGAGGGTTGGCGAATGCCAAAACATTATCTCAGCAGGGATCATGTTTTGGTTCACAAAGTCAACAAG GTACTGCATCTACTGATGAAAATGGGGGGACAAAATTCAGCACTGTTGGCTTTTCTGCTGGTGAGAAAAACCAAGGGAATGGTGAAGCAGATCTTGAAACAAAGATAAATGGTCTTTCCAATGAAGACAACAATGGAAGTCCAGTGGATATGAGGGCTGAAAACCAGTTAGGTTTTAATGTTAGATACTTGGAAACGGCAAATTTCACTAGCGCCATTGAATCCACTGATAAGAATGTGGCAATGAAATTCCAGACCAACGGCATGTACACTCGTGAGGAAAACCCAGAAACTGATGAATCTGATTTTGCaaaaaagaaatttgaaaatcTAGATGGTCTTCCAAATGTAGGCAACCACAAAAGTCCAATGAATATGAAGGCTGAAAGCCAGCTGAATTCAAAATTTATATACTCTAAAGTGTATGGTGAAAATGGAACCACCGGATTTGAGCCTTTTGAGAATGTAATAAGAGCAAGTTCACATGGTAGGCTAGTGCATGGTAGTAAACCAGTAGTAGAAACGGATGTTGAGAGGGTGTTAGAAGAGCAGGATACACACGATTTATACTGTCCTAATTGTAACTCATGTATTACTAAGAGGGTTATTTTACGTAAAAGAAAACGGAGGGGTCAAGATGTCCAGTTTGAGTCAAAGCGTGAAAAAATTGAACCAGTACTTCAACCTGATCTGAATGCTAGTACTGACACAGGGCCTGACGTCTTCAGATGTTTAGCGTGTTTCAGCTTTTTCATTCCAACAG CTAGTGGTTTTAAGTTATTCAGGATTTTTGGAAGAAGTGACGAGGGTGAAAACTTGAACAATCCTCAGCAAATACCTTCTAAGAACTTGAATTGGATCTCCTCTATTCATGAATTTCTTAAGACCAAAAAGGCGAGAAACGAGCCAG CTTTATGCATTGATGCAGCGAATAGTATAATACAACGTGTTGAAGATGATCATCCTAACTTGATGGGGCCATCACGACATTCAGAGGAATCATTATCACATGAGATGAATGATAACGATTCATCAATTCAAAGGGCAGGGCTAGCTGAAGTTATTAGTTTCAACAAGGAACAAGTGGACAATCCAGAACTGAAACCTTTGGAAGATGAGAAAAGCATTCCAGTTTCGCCAAAGCCCGGTGCTTTGTTGCATGGAGAAATTGAATCCGACAATGAAGAAAACTTGAAGGGTGTGCCTAAAACAAACATTGCAG GAGACATTAATATGCAGCTTGTTAAAGAAGATATAGGTCAAGAACCCGTGAACCAACCTCATTACTTAGACAAAATTACGCTAAACAATTGCAACACATTTACTTCGCCAGCACCAGAAACTTCCATGGTAGCAAAAGATCAAAATGGCATTGGAATGCATCGAAAGGATGAATTGTCAAAACCTCAACGAGAGGGGAATAATGCTTTCATTCCATCAATTCCAGGAGTTTCATCGCCTAAAGGAGTTCAGATCGACATTTCAAAACTGGAGGCTGCAGCTAAAAAGACTGATCTTGGTATGAAATGGGCTTTTCTGAAGTCCGTTGTTCACGATTTTGCTATTC CAGGCACCGCTACACCAGCGGGACCGTTGTCATCTCAGAGCAATCAAACTGTTCCTTCTTCAGCAGCACCAGGAGTCTTGCAAGATAGGGAGACCAAAATAGAAATTGTTCAACAGAAGTTTGATGGAGCTAGAACTCATgaatgggatatcctaaaaagcATTGTGTATGGTGGTTTAATCGAGTCAATCACAAGCCTTGGTGTGGTTTCATCTGCAGCTGGCTCTGAGGCTGCCACAT TGAATATTGTTGCTTTGGGATTGGCAAATCTGATCGGTGGACTATTCGTGATTTCTCATAAT CTTAAGGAGCTGAGAAATGAACAACGTAGTGCCAATgatcaaaatgaacaaaatctCGATCAGTACCAAGAAATACTTGGGCGGAGAGAAAATTTCTGGCGGCATGTGGTTGTTGCAGTCTTTTCATACATCATATTTGGGCTAATTCCACCTGTGATTTATGGCTTCTCATTCCGAAAGACTGATAACAAGGAGTACAAGCTCATAGCGGTTGCTGCAGCTTCTCTTCTATGCATCGCTTTGCTTGCAATCGGGAAGGCCCATGTCCGAAAGGCGCCAAAGACCTACATCAAAACCTTGTTGTACTATGTTGGCACTGGGATGCTGGCGTCAGGCCTCTCATATGTAGCGGGCCAGCTGATCAAGAAGCTTTTGGAGAAGCTTGGGTGGTTCGACTCCGGTGCAGCTAACCCCATGTCTGTATTTGTGGAAACAAGGTCAATGAGGTCGGGATGGGCATCTTATTGA
- the LOC131231864 gene encoding uncharacterized protein LOC131231864 isoform X3: MEGEQEWEGEESAPTLTLRTRKGKMVNLDAARVEWTAQTDRSVYLDRGEGIWKCRHCTWTYRMGSPGIDHAHNHEESFRGLANAKTLSQQGSCFGSQSQQGTASTDENGGTKFSTVGFSAGEKNQGNGEADLETKINGLSNEDNNGSPVDMRAENQLGFNVRYLETANFTSAIESTDKNVAMKFQTNGMYTREENPETDESDFAKKKFENLDGLPNVGNHKSPMNMKAESQLNSKFIYSKVYGENGTTGFEPFENVIRASSHGRLVHGSKPVVETDVERVLEEQDTHDLYCPNCNSCITKRVILRKRKRRGQDVQFESKREKIEPVLQPDLNASTDTGPDVFRCLACFSFFIPTASGFKLFRIFGRSDEGENLNNPQQIPSKNLNWISSIHEFLKTKKARNEPGSYAVQHVQEDNVQPLGPSKHSNGTLSVQENEILPLIQGGLMPDKSNATIEQSVEGEIRKALGDKDVILALSSQESLPLGETQIGDGVKLDGPIKMNGAANSIIQRVEDDHPNLMGPSRHSEESLSHEMNDNDSSIQRAGLAEVISFNKEQVDNPELKPLEDEKSIPVSPKPGALLHGEIESDNEENLKGVPKTNIAGDINMQLVKEDIGQEPVNQPHYLDKITLNNCNTFTSPAPETSMVAKDQNGIGMHRKDELSKPQREGNNAFIPSIPGVSSPKGVQIDISKLEAAAKKTDLGMKWAFLKSVVHDFAIPGTATPAGPLSSQSNQTVPSSAAPGVLQDRETKIEIVQQKFDGARTHEWDILKSIVYGGLIESITSLGVVSSAAGSEAATLNIVALGLANLIGGLFVISHNLKELRNEQRSANDQNEQNLDQYQEILGRRENFWRHVVVAVFSYIIFGLIPPVIYGFSFRKTDNKEYKLIAVAAASLLCIALLAIGKAHVRKAPKTYIKTLLYYVGTGMLASGLSYVAGQLIKKLLEKLGWFDSGAANPMSVFVETRSMRSGWASY, from the exons GAATATGGAAGTGTCGCCACTGCACATGGACCTACCGAATGGGAAGTCCTGGCATAGATCATGCTCACAATCATGAAGAGTCTTTCAGAGGGTTGGCGAATGCCAAAACATTATCTCAGCAGGGATCATGTTTTGGTTCACAAAGTCAACAAG GTACTGCATCTACTGATGAAAATGGGGGGACAAAATTCAGCACTGTTGGCTTTTCTGCTGGTGAGAAAAACCAAGGGAATGGTGAAGCAGATCTTGAAACAAAGATAAATGGTCTTTCCAATGAAGACAACAATGGAAGTCCAGTGGATATGAGGGCTGAAAACCAGTTAGGTTTTAATGTTAGATACTTGGAAACGGCAAATTTCACTAGCGCCATTGAATCCACTGATAAGAATGTGGCAATGAAATTCCAGACCAACGGCATGTACACTCGTGAGGAAAACCCAGAAACTGATGAATCTGATTTTGCaaaaaagaaatttgaaaatcTAGATGGTCTTCCAAATGTAGGCAACCACAAAAGTCCAATGAATATGAAGGCTGAAAGCCAGCTGAATTCAAAATTTATATACTCTAAAGTGTATGGTGAAAATGGAACCACCGGATTTGAGCCTTTTGAGAATGTAATAAGAGCAAGTTCACATGGTAGGCTAGTGCATGGTAGTAAACCAGTAGTAGAAACGGATGTTGAGAGGGTGTTAGAAGAGCAGGATACACACGATTTATACTGTCCTAATTGTAACTCATGTATTACTAAGAGGGTTATTTTACGTAAAAGAAAACGGAGGGGTCAAGATGTCCAGTTTGAGTCAAAGCGTGAAAAAATTGAACCAGTACTTCAACCTGATCTGAATGCTAGTACTGACACAGGGCCTGACGTCTTCAGATGTTTAGCGTGTTTCAGCTTTTTCATTCCAACAG CTAGTGGTTTTAAGTTATTCAGGATTTTTGGAAGAAGTGACGAGGGTGAAAACTTGAACAATCCTCAGCAAATACCTTCTAAGAACTTGAATTGGATCTCCTCTATTCATGAATTTCTTAAGACCAAAAAGGCGAGAAACGAGCCAG GGAGTTATGCAGTGCAACATGTTCAAGAAGACAATGTTCAACCATTGGGCCCATCAAAACATTCAAATGGAACTCTATCTGTTCAGGAAAATGAGATTCTTCCATTAATACAGGGAGGTCTGATGCCTGATAAATCTAATGCTACTATTGAACAAAGTGTGGAAGGTGAAATCAGAAAAGCCTTGGGAGATAAAGATGTTATTCTTGCCCTGTCAAGTCAGGAATCTTTGCCACTTGGAGAAACCCAAATTGGTGATGGAGTGAAACTGGATGGTCCAATTAAAATGAATGGTGCAG CGAATAGTATAATACAACGTGTTGAAGATGATCATCCTAACTTGATGGGGCCATCACGACATTCAGAGGAATCATTATCACATGAGATGAATGATAACGATTCATCAATTCAAAGGGCAGGGCTAGCTGAAGTTATTAGTTTCAACAAGGAACAAGTGGACAATCCAGAACTGAAACCTTTGGAAGATGAGAAAAGCATTCCAGTTTCGCCAAAGCCCGGTGCTTTGTTGCATGGAGAAATTGAATCCGACAATGAAGAAAACTTGAAGGGTGTGCCTAAAACAAACATTGCAG GAGACATTAATATGCAGCTTGTTAAAGAAGATATAGGTCAAGAACCCGTGAACCAACCTCATTACTTAGACAAAATTACGCTAAACAATTGCAACACATTTACTTCGCCAGCACCAGAAACTTCCATGGTAGCAAAAGATCAAAATGGCATTGGAATGCATCGAAAGGATGAATTGTCAAAACCTCAACGAGAGGGGAATAATGCTTTCATTCCATCAATTCCAGGAGTTTCATCGCCTAAAGGAGTTCAGATCGACATTTCAAAACTGGAGGCTGCAGCTAAAAAGACTGATCTTGGTATGAAATGGGCTTTTCTGAAGTCCGTTGTTCACGATTTTGCTATTC CAGGCACCGCTACACCAGCGGGACCGTTGTCATCTCAGAGCAATCAAACTGTTCCTTCTTCAGCAGCACCAGGAGTCTTGCAAGATAGGGAGACCAAAATAGAAATTGTTCAACAGAAGTTTGATGGAGCTAGAACTCATgaatgggatatcctaaaaagcATTGTGTATGGTGGTTTAATCGAGTCAATCACAAGCCTTGGTGTGGTTTCATCTGCAGCTGGCTCTGAGGCTGCCACAT TGAATATTGTTGCTTTGGGATTGGCAAATCTGATCGGTGGACTATTCGTGATTTCTCATAAT CTTAAGGAGCTGAGAAATGAACAACGTAGTGCCAATgatcaaaatgaacaaaatctCGATCAGTACCAAGAAATACTTGGGCGGAGAGAAAATTTCTGGCGGCATGTGGTTGTTGCAGTCTTTTCATACATCATATTTGGGCTAATTCCACCTGTGATTTATGGCTTCTCATTCCGAAAGACTGATAACAAGGAGTACAAGCTCATAGCGGTTGCTGCAGCTTCTCTTCTATGCATCGCTTTGCTTGCAATCGGGAAGGCCCATGTCCGAAAGGCGCCAAAGACCTACATCAAAACCTTGTTGTACTATGTTGGCACTGGGATGCTGGCGTCAGGCCTCTCATATGTAGCGGGCCAGCTGATCAAGAAGCTTTTGGAGAAGCTTGGGTGGTTCGACTCCGGTGCAGCTAACCCCATGTCTGTATTTGTGGAAACAAGGTCAATGAGGTCGGGATGGGCATCTTATTGA
- the LOC131231864 gene encoding uncharacterized protein LOC131231864 isoform X6, which translates to MEGEQEWEGEESAPTLTLRTRKGKMVNLDAARVEWTAQTDRSVYLDRGEGIWKCRHCTWTYRMGSPGIDHAHNHEESFRGLANAKTLSQQGSCFGSQSQQGTASTDENGGTKFSTVGFSAGEKNQGNGEADLETKINGLSNEDNNGSPVDMRAENQLGFNVRYLETANFTSAIESTDKNVAMKFQTNGMYTREENPETDESDFAKKKFENLDGLPNVGNHKSPMNMKAESQLNSKFIYSKVYGENGTTGFEPFENVIRASSHGRLVHGSKPVVETDVERVLEEQDTHDLYCPNCNSCITKRVILRKRKRRGQDVQFESKREKIEPVLQPDLNASTDTGPDVFRCLACFSFFIPTASGFKLFRIFGRSDEGENLNNPQQIPSKNLNWISSIHEFLKTKKARNEPGSYAVQHVQEDNVQPLGPSKHSNGTLSVQENEILPLIQGGLMPDKSNATIEQSVEGEIRKALGDKDVILALSSQESLPLGETQIGDGVKLDGPIKMNGAALCIDAANSIIQRVEDDHPNLMGPSRHSEESLSHEMNDNDSSIQRAGLAEVISFNKEQVDNPELKPLEDEKSIPVSPKPGALLHGEIESDNEENLKGVPKTNIAGDINMQLVKEDIGQEPVNQPHYLDKITLNNCNTFTSPAPETSMVAKDQNGIGMHRKDELSKPQREGNNAFIPSIPGVSSPKGVQIDISKLEAAAKKTDLGTATPAGPLSSQSNQTVPSSAAPGVLQDRETKIEIVQQKFDGARTHEWDILKSIVYGGLIESITSLGVVSSAAGSEAATLNIVALGLANLIGGLFVISHNLKELRNEQRSANDQNEQNLDQYQEILGRRENFWRHVVVAVFSYIIFGLIPPVIYGFSFRKTDNKEYKLIAVAAASLLCIALLAIGKAHVRKAPKTYIKTLLYYVGTGMLASGLSYVAGQLIKKLLEKLGWFDSGAANPMSVFVETRSMRSGWASY; encoded by the exons GAATATGGAAGTGTCGCCACTGCACATGGACCTACCGAATGGGAAGTCCTGGCATAGATCATGCTCACAATCATGAAGAGTCTTTCAGAGGGTTGGCGAATGCCAAAACATTATCTCAGCAGGGATCATGTTTTGGTTCACAAAGTCAACAAG GTACTGCATCTACTGATGAAAATGGGGGGACAAAATTCAGCACTGTTGGCTTTTCTGCTGGTGAGAAAAACCAAGGGAATGGTGAAGCAGATCTTGAAACAAAGATAAATGGTCTTTCCAATGAAGACAACAATGGAAGTCCAGTGGATATGAGGGCTGAAAACCAGTTAGGTTTTAATGTTAGATACTTGGAAACGGCAAATTTCACTAGCGCCATTGAATCCACTGATAAGAATGTGGCAATGAAATTCCAGACCAACGGCATGTACACTCGTGAGGAAAACCCAGAAACTGATGAATCTGATTTTGCaaaaaagaaatttgaaaatcTAGATGGTCTTCCAAATGTAGGCAACCACAAAAGTCCAATGAATATGAAGGCTGAAAGCCAGCTGAATTCAAAATTTATATACTCTAAAGTGTATGGTGAAAATGGAACCACCGGATTTGAGCCTTTTGAGAATGTAATAAGAGCAAGTTCACATGGTAGGCTAGTGCATGGTAGTAAACCAGTAGTAGAAACGGATGTTGAGAGGGTGTTAGAAGAGCAGGATACACACGATTTATACTGTCCTAATTGTAACTCATGTATTACTAAGAGGGTTATTTTACGTAAAAGAAAACGGAGGGGTCAAGATGTCCAGTTTGAGTCAAAGCGTGAAAAAATTGAACCAGTACTTCAACCTGATCTGAATGCTAGTACTGACACAGGGCCTGACGTCTTCAGATGTTTAGCGTGTTTCAGCTTTTTCATTCCAACAG CTAGTGGTTTTAAGTTATTCAGGATTTTTGGAAGAAGTGACGAGGGTGAAAACTTGAACAATCCTCAGCAAATACCTTCTAAGAACTTGAATTGGATCTCCTCTATTCATGAATTTCTTAAGACCAAAAAGGCGAGAAACGAGCCAG GGAGTTATGCAGTGCAACATGTTCAAGAAGACAATGTTCAACCATTGGGCCCATCAAAACATTCAAATGGAACTCTATCTGTTCAGGAAAATGAGATTCTTCCATTAATACAGGGAGGTCTGATGCCTGATAAATCTAATGCTACTATTGAACAAAGTGTGGAAGGTGAAATCAGAAAAGCCTTGGGAGATAAAGATGTTATTCTTGCCCTGTCAAGTCAGGAATCTTTGCCACTTGGAGAAACCCAAATTGGTGATGGAGTGAAACTGGATGGTCCAATTAAAATGAATGGTGCAG CTTTATGCATTGATGCAGCGAATAGTATAATACAACGTGTTGAAGATGATCATCCTAACTTGATGGGGCCATCACGACATTCAGAGGAATCATTATCACATGAGATGAATGATAACGATTCATCAATTCAAAGGGCAGGGCTAGCTGAAGTTATTAGTTTCAACAAGGAACAAGTGGACAATCCAGAACTGAAACCTTTGGAAGATGAGAAAAGCATTCCAGTTTCGCCAAAGCCCGGTGCTTTGTTGCATGGAGAAATTGAATCCGACAATGAAGAAAACTTGAAGGGTGTGCCTAAAACAAACATTGCAG GAGACATTAATATGCAGCTTGTTAAAGAAGATATAGGTCAAGAACCCGTGAACCAACCTCATTACTTAGACAAAATTACGCTAAACAATTGCAACACATTTACTTCGCCAGCACCAGAAACTTCCATGGTAGCAAAAGATCAAAATGGCATTGGAATGCATCGAAAGGATGAATTGTCAAAACCTCAACGAGAGGGGAATAATGCTTTCATTCCATCAATTCCAGGAGTTTCATCGCCTAAAGGAGTTCAGATCGACATTTCAAAACTGGAGGCTGCAGCTAAAAAGACTGATCTTG GCACCGCTACACCAGCGGGACCGTTGTCATCTCAGAGCAATCAAACTGTTCCTTCTTCAGCAGCACCAGGAGTCTTGCAAGATAGGGAGACCAAAATAGAAATTGTTCAACAGAAGTTTGATGGAGCTAGAACTCATgaatgggatatcctaaaaagcATTGTGTATGGTGGTTTAATCGAGTCAATCACAAGCCTTGGTGTGGTTTCATCTGCAGCTGGCTCTGAGGCTGCCACAT TGAATATTGTTGCTTTGGGATTGGCAAATCTGATCGGTGGACTATTCGTGATTTCTCATAAT CTTAAGGAGCTGAGAAATGAACAACGTAGTGCCAATgatcaaaatgaacaaaatctCGATCAGTACCAAGAAATACTTGGGCGGAGAGAAAATTTCTGGCGGCATGTGGTTGTTGCAGTCTTTTCATACATCATATTTGGGCTAATTCCACCTGTGATTTATGGCTTCTCATTCCGAAAGACTGATAACAAGGAGTACAAGCTCATAGCGGTTGCTGCAGCTTCTCTTCTATGCATCGCTTTGCTTGCAATCGGGAAGGCCCATGTCCGAAAGGCGCCAAAGACCTACATCAAAACCTTGTTGTACTATGTTGGCACTGGGATGCTGGCGTCAGGCCTCTCATATGTAGCGGGCCAGCTGATCAAGAAGCTTTTGGAGAAGCTTGGGTGGTTCGACTCCGGTGCAGCTAACCCCATGTCTGTATTTGTGGAAACAAGGTCAATGAGGTCGGGATGGGCATCTTATTGA